A single Syngnathus acus chromosome 8, fSynAcu1.2, whole genome shotgun sequence DNA region contains:
- the elavl3 gene encoding ELAV-like protein 3 isoform X1 — protein MVTQIISTMETQVSNGPSGTSLPNGPVISTNGATDDSKTNLIVNYLPQNMTQEEFKSLFGSIGEIESCKLVRDKITGQSLGYGFVNYVDPNDADKAINTLNGLKLQTKTIKVSYARPSSASIRDANLYVSGLPKTMSQKDMEQLFSQYGRIITSRILVDQVTAGISRGVGFIRFDKRNEAEEAIKGLNGQKPLGAAEPITVKFANNPSQKTGQALLTQLYQTAARRYTGPLHHQTQRFSVIPSLGKGPDPNNSSKPILDNLLNASYGVKSSPTLFPRFSPITIDSMTSLAGVNLTGPTGAGWCIFVYNLSPEADESVLWQLFGPFGAVTNVKVIRDFTTNKCKGFGFVTMTNYDEAAMAIASLNGYRLGDRVLQVSFKTSKQHKA, from the exons ATGGTTACT CAGATAATCAGCACCATGGAAACCCAGGTGTCCAACGGTCCGAGCGGAACCAGTCTGCCCAACGGCCCAGTCATCAGCACCAACGGCGCCACGGACGACAGCAAAACCAACCTGATTGTCAACTACCTACCCCAGAACATGACGCAGGAAGAGTTCAAGAGCTTGTTCGGTAGCATCGGCGAGATCGAGTCCTGCAAACTTGTCAGGGACAAGATAACAG GTCAGAGTCTGGGGTACGGCTTCGTCAACTACGTGGATCCGAACGACGCCGACAAGGCCATCAACACACTTAATGGTCTCAAACTACAGACTAAAACAATCAAG GTATCATATGCACGGCCAAGCTCTGCTTCTATCCGTGACGCAAACCTCTACGTCAGTGGTCTCCCCAAGACCATGAGCCAGAAGGACATGGAACAACTCTTCTCCCAATACGGTCGCATCATCACATCTCGCATTTTAGTGGACCAAGTTACAG CAGGCATATCACGAGGAGTGGGCTTCATCCGGTTTGACAAACGAAACGAGGCGGAGGAGGCCATCAAGGGTCTGAACGGACAGAAGCCTCTGGGCGCTGCCGAGCCCATCACCGTCAAGTTTGCCAACAACCCCAGCCAGAAGACAGGCCAGGCCTTGCTGACTCAGCTGTATCAGACGGCCGCCCGACGCTACACGGGGCCCCTGCATCACCAGACGCAGCGTTTCAG CGTGATCCCTTCTCTGGGAAAGGGACCAGATCCAAATAACAGCTCAAAACCAAT ACTCGACAATTTACTAAACGCCAGCTACGGAGTCAagag TTCTCCCACTCTCTTCCCCAGATTCTCCCCGATCACCATCGACAGCATGACCAGCCTCGCCGGCGTCAACCTCACCGGTCCCACCGGAGCCGGCTGGTGTATCTTCGTGTACAACCTATCGCCCGAGGCGGACGAAAGTGTCCTGTGGCAGCTCTTTGGGCCGTTCGGCGCAGTCACCAACGTCAAGGTCATCCGTGACTTTACCACCAACAAATGTAAGGGCTTCGGTTTTGTAACCATGACCAACTACGACGAGGCGGCCATGGCGATCGCGAGCCTTAACGGCTACCGCCTGGGCGACCGCGTGCTGCAGGTTTCCTTCAAGACCAGCAAGCAGCACAAGGCTTGA
- the elavl3 gene encoding ELAV-like protein 3 isoform X7, which translates to MVTQIISTMETQVSNGPSGTSLPNGPVISTNGATDDSKTNLIVNYLPQNMTQEEFKSLFGSIGEIESCKLVRDKITGQSLGYGFVNYVDPNDADKAINTLNGLKLQTKTIKVSYARPSSASIRDANLYVSGLPKTMSQKDMEQLFSQYGRIITSRILVDQVTAGISRGVGFIRFDKRNEAEEAIKGLNGQKPLGAAEPITVKFANNPSQKTGQALLTQLYQTAARRYTGPLHHQTQRFRLDNLLNASYGVKSSPTLFPRFSPITIDSMTSLAGVNLTGPTGAGWCIFVYNLSPEADESVLWQLFGPFGAVTNVKVIRDFTTNKCKGFGFVTMTNYDEAAMAIASLNGYRLGDRVLQVSFKTSKQHKA; encoded by the exons ATGGTTACT CAGATAATCAGCACCATGGAAACCCAGGTGTCCAACGGTCCGAGCGGAACCAGTCTGCCCAACGGCCCAGTCATCAGCACCAACGGCGCCACGGACGACAGCAAAACCAACCTGATTGTCAACTACCTACCCCAGAACATGACGCAGGAAGAGTTCAAGAGCTTGTTCGGTAGCATCGGCGAGATCGAGTCCTGCAAACTTGTCAGGGACAAGATAACAG GTCAGAGTCTGGGGTACGGCTTCGTCAACTACGTGGATCCGAACGACGCCGACAAGGCCATCAACACACTTAATGGTCTCAAACTACAGACTAAAACAATCAAG GTATCATATGCACGGCCAAGCTCTGCTTCTATCCGTGACGCAAACCTCTACGTCAGTGGTCTCCCCAAGACCATGAGCCAGAAGGACATGGAACAACTCTTCTCCCAATACGGTCGCATCATCACATCTCGCATTTTAGTGGACCAAGTTACAG CAGGCATATCACGAGGAGTGGGCTTCATCCGGTTTGACAAACGAAACGAGGCGGAGGAGGCCATCAAGGGTCTGAACGGACAGAAGCCTCTGGGCGCTGCCGAGCCCATCACCGTCAAGTTTGCCAACAACCCCAGCCAGAAGACAGGCCAGGCCTTGCTGACTCAGCTGTATCAGACGGCCGCCCGACGCTACACGGGGCCCCTGCATCACCAGACGCAGCGTTTCAG ACTCGACAATTTACTAAACGCCAGCTACGGAGTCAagag TTCTCCCACTCTCTTCCCCAGATTCTCCCCGATCACCATCGACAGCATGACCAGCCTCGCCGGCGTCAACCTCACCGGTCCCACCGGAGCCGGCTGGTGTATCTTCGTGTACAACCTATCGCCCGAGGCGGACGAAAGTGTCCTGTGGCAGCTCTTTGGGCCGTTCGGCGCAGTCACCAACGTCAAGGTCATCCGTGACTTTACCACCAACAAATGTAAGGGCTTCGGTTTTGTAACCATGACCAACTACGACGAGGCGGCCATGGCGATCGCGAGCCTTAACGGCTACCGCCTGGGCGACCGCGTGCTGCAGGTTTCCTTCAAGACCAGCAAGCAGCACAAGGCTTGA
- the elavl3 gene encoding ELAV-like protein 3 isoform X9 — protein sequence MVTQIISTMETQVSNGPSGTSLPNGPVISTNGATDDSKTNLIVNYLPQNMTQEEFKSLFGSIGEIESCKLVRDKITGQSLGYGFVNYVDPNDADKAINTLNGLKLQTKTIKVSYARPSSASIRDANLYVSGLPKTMSQKDMEQLFSQYGRIITSRILVDQVTGISRGVGFIRFDKRNEAEEAIKGLNGQKPLGAAEPITVKFANNPSQKTGQALLTQLYQTAARRYTGPLHHQTQRFRLDNLLNASYGVKSSPTLFPRFSPITIDSMTSLAGVNLTGPTGAGWCIFVYNLSPEADESVLWQLFGPFGAVTNVKVIRDFTTNKCKGFGFVTMTNYDEAAMAIASLNGYRLGDRVLQVSFKTSKQHKA from the exons ATGGTTACT CAGATAATCAGCACCATGGAAACCCAGGTGTCCAACGGTCCGAGCGGAACCAGTCTGCCCAACGGCCCAGTCATCAGCACCAACGGCGCCACGGACGACAGCAAAACCAACCTGATTGTCAACTACCTACCCCAGAACATGACGCAGGAAGAGTTCAAGAGCTTGTTCGGTAGCATCGGCGAGATCGAGTCCTGCAAACTTGTCAGGGACAAGATAACAG GTCAGAGTCTGGGGTACGGCTTCGTCAACTACGTGGATCCGAACGACGCCGACAAGGCCATCAACACACTTAATGGTCTCAAACTACAGACTAAAACAATCAAG GTATCATATGCACGGCCAAGCTCTGCTTCTATCCGTGACGCAAACCTCTACGTCAGTGGTCTCCCCAAGACCATGAGCCAGAAGGACATGGAACAACTCTTCTCCCAATACGGTCGCATCATCACATCTCGCATTTTAGTGGACCAAGTTACAG GCATATCACGAGGAGTGGGCTTCATCCGGTTTGACAAACGAAACGAGGCGGAGGAGGCCATCAAGGGTCTGAACGGACAGAAGCCTCTGGGCGCTGCCGAGCCCATCACCGTCAAGTTTGCCAACAACCCCAGCCAGAAGACAGGCCAGGCCTTGCTGACTCAGCTGTATCAGACGGCCGCCCGACGCTACACGGGGCCCCTGCATCACCAGACGCAGCGTTTCAG ACTCGACAATTTACTAAACGCCAGCTACGGAGTCAagag TTCTCCCACTCTCTTCCCCAGATTCTCCCCGATCACCATCGACAGCATGACCAGCCTCGCCGGCGTCAACCTCACCGGTCCCACCGGAGCCGGCTGGTGTATCTTCGTGTACAACCTATCGCCCGAGGCGGACGAAAGTGTCCTGTGGCAGCTCTTTGGGCCGTTCGGCGCAGTCACCAACGTCAAGGTCATCCGTGACTTTACCACCAACAAATGTAAGGGCTTCGGTTTTGTAACCATGACCAACTACGACGAGGCGGCCATGGCGATCGCGAGCCTTAACGGCTACCGCCTGGGCGACCGCGTGCTGCAGGTTTCCTTCAAGACCAGCAAGCAGCACAAGGCTTGA
- the elavl3 gene encoding ELAV-like protein 3 isoform X2, with product MVTIISTMETQVSNGPSGTSLPNGPVISTNGATDDSKTNLIVNYLPQNMTQEEFKSLFGSIGEIESCKLVRDKITGQSLGYGFVNYVDPNDADKAINTLNGLKLQTKTIKVSYARPSSASIRDANLYVSGLPKTMSQKDMEQLFSQYGRIITSRILVDQVTAGISRGVGFIRFDKRNEAEEAIKGLNGQKPLGAAEPITVKFANNPSQKTGQALLTQLYQTAARRYTGPLHHQTQRFSVIPSLGKGPDPNNSSKPILDNLLNASYGVKSSPTLFPRFSPITIDSMTSLAGVNLTGPTGAGWCIFVYNLSPEADESVLWQLFGPFGAVTNVKVIRDFTTNKCKGFGFVTMTNYDEAAMAIASLNGYRLGDRVLQVSFKTSKQHKA from the exons ATGGTTACT ATAATCAGCACCATGGAAACCCAGGTGTCCAACGGTCCGAGCGGAACCAGTCTGCCCAACGGCCCAGTCATCAGCACCAACGGCGCCACGGACGACAGCAAAACCAACCTGATTGTCAACTACCTACCCCAGAACATGACGCAGGAAGAGTTCAAGAGCTTGTTCGGTAGCATCGGCGAGATCGAGTCCTGCAAACTTGTCAGGGACAAGATAACAG GTCAGAGTCTGGGGTACGGCTTCGTCAACTACGTGGATCCGAACGACGCCGACAAGGCCATCAACACACTTAATGGTCTCAAACTACAGACTAAAACAATCAAG GTATCATATGCACGGCCAAGCTCTGCTTCTATCCGTGACGCAAACCTCTACGTCAGTGGTCTCCCCAAGACCATGAGCCAGAAGGACATGGAACAACTCTTCTCCCAATACGGTCGCATCATCACATCTCGCATTTTAGTGGACCAAGTTACAG CAGGCATATCACGAGGAGTGGGCTTCATCCGGTTTGACAAACGAAACGAGGCGGAGGAGGCCATCAAGGGTCTGAACGGACAGAAGCCTCTGGGCGCTGCCGAGCCCATCACCGTCAAGTTTGCCAACAACCCCAGCCAGAAGACAGGCCAGGCCTTGCTGACTCAGCTGTATCAGACGGCCGCCCGACGCTACACGGGGCCCCTGCATCACCAGACGCAGCGTTTCAG CGTGATCCCTTCTCTGGGAAAGGGACCAGATCCAAATAACAGCTCAAAACCAAT ACTCGACAATTTACTAAACGCCAGCTACGGAGTCAagag TTCTCCCACTCTCTTCCCCAGATTCTCCCCGATCACCATCGACAGCATGACCAGCCTCGCCGGCGTCAACCTCACCGGTCCCACCGGAGCCGGCTGGTGTATCTTCGTGTACAACCTATCGCCCGAGGCGGACGAAAGTGTCCTGTGGCAGCTCTTTGGGCCGTTCGGCGCAGTCACCAACGTCAAGGTCATCCGTGACTTTACCACCAACAAATGTAAGGGCTTCGGTTTTGTAACCATGACCAACTACGACGAGGCGGCCATGGCGATCGCGAGCCTTAACGGCTACCGCCTGGGCGACCGCGTGCTGCAGGTTTCCTTCAAGACCAGCAAGCAGCACAAGGCTTGA
- the elavl3 gene encoding ELAV-like protein 3 isoform X8 has protein sequence MVTIISTMETQVSNGPSGTSLPNGPVISTNGATDDSKTNLIVNYLPQNMTQEEFKSLFGSIGEIESCKLVRDKITGQSLGYGFVNYVDPNDADKAINTLNGLKLQTKTIKVSYARPSSASIRDANLYVSGLPKTMSQKDMEQLFSQYGRIITSRILVDQVTAGISRGVGFIRFDKRNEAEEAIKGLNGQKPLGAAEPITVKFANNPSQKTGQALLTQLYQTAARRYTGPLHHQTQRFRLDNLLNASYGVKSSPTLFPRFSPITIDSMTSLAGVNLTGPTGAGWCIFVYNLSPEADESVLWQLFGPFGAVTNVKVIRDFTTNKCKGFGFVTMTNYDEAAMAIASLNGYRLGDRVLQVSFKTSKQHKA, from the exons ATGGTTACT ATAATCAGCACCATGGAAACCCAGGTGTCCAACGGTCCGAGCGGAACCAGTCTGCCCAACGGCCCAGTCATCAGCACCAACGGCGCCACGGACGACAGCAAAACCAACCTGATTGTCAACTACCTACCCCAGAACATGACGCAGGAAGAGTTCAAGAGCTTGTTCGGTAGCATCGGCGAGATCGAGTCCTGCAAACTTGTCAGGGACAAGATAACAG GTCAGAGTCTGGGGTACGGCTTCGTCAACTACGTGGATCCGAACGACGCCGACAAGGCCATCAACACACTTAATGGTCTCAAACTACAGACTAAAACAATCAAG GTATCATATGCACGGCCAAGCTCTGCTTCTATCCGTGACGCAAACCTCTACGTCAGTGGTCTCCCCAAGACCATGAGCCAGAAGGACATGGAACAACTCTTCTCCCAATACGGTCGCATCATCACATCTCGCATTTTAGTGGACCAAGTTACAG CAGGCATATCACGAGGAGTGGGCTTCATCCGGTTTGACAAACGAAACGAGGCGGAGGAGGCCATCAAGGGTCTGAACGGACAGAAGCCTCTGGGCGCTGCCGAGCCCATCACCGTCAAGTTTGCCAACAACCCCAGCCAGAAGACAGGCCAGGCCTTGCTGACTCAGCTGTATCAGACGGCCGCCCGACGCTACACGGGGCCCCTGCATCACCAGACGCAGCGTTTCAG ACTCGACAATTTACTAAACGCCAGCTACGGAGTCAagag TTCTCCCACTCTCTTCCCCAGATTCTCCCCGATCACCATCGACAGCATGACCAGCCTCGCCGGCGTCAACCTCACCGGTCCCACCGGAGCCGGCTGGTGTATCTTCGTGTACAACCTATCGCCCGAGGCGGACGAAAGTGTCCTGTGGCAGCTCTTTGGGCCGTTCGGCGCAGTCACCAACGTCAAGGTCATCCGTGACTTTACCACCAACAAATGTAAGGGCTTCGGTTTTGTAACCATGACCAACTACGACGAGGCGGCCATGGCGATCGCGAGCCTTAACGGCTACCGCCTGGGCGACCGCGTGCTGCAGGTTTCCTTCAAGACCAGCAAGCAGCACAAGGCTTGA
- the elavl3 gene encoding ELAV-like protein 3 isoform X3 — MVTQIISTMETQVSNGPSGTSLPNGPVISTNGATDDSKTNLIVNYLPQNMTQEEFKSLFGSIGEIESCKLVRDKITGQSLGYGFVNYVDPNDADKAINTLNGLKLQTKTIKVSYARPSSASIRDANLYVSGLPKTMSQKDMEQLFSQYGRIITSRILVDQVTGISRGVGFIRFDKRNEAEEAIKGLNGQKPLGAAEPITVKFANNPSQKTGQALLTQLYQTAARRYTGPLHHQTQRFSVIPSLGKGPDPNNSSKPILDNLLNASYGVKSSPTLFPRFSPITIDSMTSLAGVNLTGPTGAGWCIFVYNLSPEADESVLWQLFGPFGAVTNVKVIRDFTTNKCKGFGFVTMTNYDEAAMAIASLNGYRLGDRVLQVSFKTSKQHKA; from the exons ATGGTTACT CAGATAATCAGCACCATGGAAACCCAGGTGTCCAACGGTCCGAGCGGAACCAGTCTGCCCAACGGCCCAGTCATCAGCACCAACGGCGCCACGGACGACAGCAAAACCAACCTGATTGTCAACTACCTACCCCAGAACATGACGCAGGAAGAGTTCAAGAGCTTGTTCGGTAGCATCGGCGAGATCGAGTCCTGCAAACTTGTCAGGGACAAGATAACAG GTCAGAGTCTGGGGTACGGCTTCGTCAACTACGTGGATCCGAACGACGCCGACAAGGCCATCAACACACTTAATGGTCTCAAACTACAGACTAAAACAATCAAG GTATCATATGCACGGCCAAGCTCTGCTTCTATCCGTGACGCAAACCTCTACGTCAGTGGTCTCCCCAAGACCATGAGCCAGAAGGACATGGAACAACTCTTCTCCCAATACGGTCGCATCATCACATCTCGCATTTTAGTGGACCAAGTTACAG GCATATCACGAGGAGTGGGCTTCATCCGGTTTGACAAACGAAACGAGGCGGAGGAGGCCATCAAGGGTCTGAACGGACAGAAGCCTCTGGGCGCTGCCGAGCCCATCACCGTCAAGTTTGCCAACAACCCCAGCCAGAAGACAGGCCAGGCCTTGCTGACTCAGCTGTATCAGACGGCCGCCCGACGCTACACGGGGCCCCTGCATCACCAGACGCAGCGTTTCAG CGTGATCCCTTCTCTGGGAAAGGGACCAGATCCAAATAACAGCTCAAAACCAAT ACTCGACAATTTACTAAACGCCAGCTACGGAGTCAagag TTCTCCCACTCTCTTCCCCAGATTCTCCCCGATCACCATCGACAGCATGACCAGCCTCGCCGGCGTCAACCTCACCGGTCCCACCGGAGCCGGCTGGTGTATCTTCGTGTACAACCTATCGCCCGAGGCGGACGAAAGTGTCCTGTGGCAGCTCTTTGGGCCGTTCGGCGCAGTCACCAACGTCAAGGTCATCCGTGACTTTACCACCAACAAATGTAAGGGCTTCGGTTTTGTAACCATGACCAACTACGACGAGGCGGCCATGGCGATCGCGAGCCTTAACGGCTACCGCCTGGGCGACCGCGTGCTGCAGGTTTCCTTCAAGACCAGCAAGCAGCACAAGGCTTGA
- the elavl3 gene encoding ELAV-like protein 3 isoform X14, which translates to MVTQIISTMETQVSNGPSGTSLPNGPVISTNGATDDSKTNLIVNYLPQNMTQEEFKSLFGSIGEIESCKLVRDKITGQSLGYGFVNYVDPNDADKAINTLNGLKLQTKTIKVSYARPSSASIRDANLYVSGLPKTMSQKDMEQLFSQYGRIITSRILVDQVTAGISRGVGFIRFDKRNEAEEAIKGLNGQKPLGAAEPITVKFANNPSQKTGQALLTQLYQTAARRYTGPLHHQTQRFSSPTLFPRFSPITIDSMTSLAGVNLTGPTGAGWCIFVYNLSPEADESVLWQLFGPFGAVTNVKVIRDFTTNKCKGFGFVTMTNYDEAAMAIASLNGYRLGDRVLQVSFKTSKQHKA; encoded by the exons ATGGTTACT CAGATAATCAGCACCATGGAAACCCAGGTGTCCAACGGTCCGAGCGGAACCAGTCTGCCCAACGGCCCAGTCATCAGCACCAACGGCGCCACGGACGACAGCAAAACCAACCTGATTGTCAACTACCTACCCCAGAACATGACGCAGGAAGAGTTCAAGAGCTTGTTCGGTAGCATCGGCGAGATCGAGTCCTGCAAACTTGTCAGGGACAAGATAACAG GTCAGAGTCTGGGGTACGGCTTCGTCAACTACGTGGATCCGAACGACGCCGACAAGGCCATCAACACACTTAATGGTCTCAAACTACAGACTAAAACAATCAAG GTATCATATGCACGGCCAAGCTCTGCTTCTATCCGTGACGCAAACCTCTACGTCAGTGGTCTCCCCAAGACCATGAGCCAGAAGGACATGGAACAACTCTTCTCCCAATACGGTCGCATCATCACATCTCGCATTTTAGTGGACCAAGTTACAG CAGGCATATCACGAGGAGTGGGCTTCATCCGGTTTGACAAACGAAACGAGGCGGAGGAGGCCATCAAGGGTCTGAACGGACAGAAGCCTCTGGGCGCTGCCGAGCCCATCACCGTCAAGTTTGCCAACAACCCCAGCCAGAAGACAGGCCAGGCCTTGCTGACTCAGCTGTATCAGACGGCCGCCCGACGCTACACGGGGCCCCTGCATCACCAGACGCAGCGTTTCAG TTCTCCCACTCTCTTCCCCAGATTCTCCCCGATCACCATCGACAGCATGACCAGCCTCGCCGGCGTCAACCTCACCGGTCCCACCGGAGCCGGCTGGTGTATCTTCGTGTACAACCTATCGCCCGAGGCGGACGAAAGTGTCCTGTGGCAGCTCTTTGGGCCGTTCGGCGCAGTCACCAACGTCAAGGTCATCCGTGACTTTACCACCAACAAATGTAAGGGCTTCGGTTTTGTAACCATGACCAACTACGACGAGGCGGCCATGGCGATCGCGAGCCTTAACGGCTACCGCCTGGGCGACCGCGTGCTGCAGGTTTCCTTCAAGACCAGCAAGCAGCACAAGGCTTGA
- the elavl3 gene encoding ELAV-like protein 3 isoform X5 — protein sequence METQVSNGPSGTSLPNGPVISTNGATDDSKTNLIVNYLPQNMTQEEFKSLFGSIGEIESCKLVRDKITGQSLGYGFVNYVDPNDADKAINTLNGLKLQTKTIKVSYARPSSASIRDANLYVSGLPKTMSQKDMEQLFSQYGRIITSRILVDQVTAGISRGVGFIRFDKRNEAEEAIKGLNGQKPLGAAEPITVKFANNPSQKTGQALLTQLYQTAARRYTGPLHHQTQRFSVIPSLGKGPDPNNSSKPILDNLLNASYGVKSSPTLFPRFSPITIDSMTSLAGVNLTGPTGAGWCIFVYNLSPEADESVLWQLFGPFGAVTNVKVIRDFTTNKCKGFGFVTMTNYDEAAMAIASLNGYRLGDRVLQVSFKTSKQHKA from the exons ATGGAAACCCAGGTGTCCAACGGTCCGAGCGGAACCAGTCTGCCCAACGGCCCAGTCATCAGCACCAACGGCGCCACGGACGACAGCAAAACCAACCTGATTGTCAACTACCTACCCCAGAACATGACGCAGGAAGAGTTCAAGAGCTTGTTCGGTAGCATCGGCGAGATCGAGTCCTGCAAACTTGTCAGGGACAAGATAACAG GTCAGAGTCTGGGGTACGGCTTCGTCAACTACGTGGATCCGAACGACGCCGACAAGGCCATCAACACACTTAATGGTCTCAAACTACAGACTAAAACAATCAAG GTATCATATGCACGGCCAAGCTCTGCTTCTATCCGTGACGCAAACCTCTACGTCAGTGGTCTCCCCAAGACCATGAGCCAGAAGGACATGGAACAACTCTTCTCCCAATACGGTCGCATCATCACATCTCGCATTTTAGTGGACCAAGTTACAG CAGGCATATCACGAGGAGTGGGCTTCATCCGGTTTGACAAACGAAACGAGGCGGAGGAGGCCATCAAGGGTCTGAACGGACAGAAGCCTCTGGGCGCTGCCGAGCCCATCACCGTCAAGTTTGCCAACAACCCCAGCCAGAAGACAGGCCAGGCCTTGCTGACTCAGCTGTATCAGACGGCCGCCCGACGCTACACGGGGCCCCTGCATCACCAGACGCAGCGTTTCAG CGTGATCCCTTCTCTGGGAAAGGGACCAGATCCAAATAACAGCTCAAAACCAAT ACTCGACAATTTACTAAACGCCAGCTACGGAGTCAagag TTCTCCCACTCTCTTCCCCAGATTCTCCCCGATCACCATCGACAGCATGACCAGCCTCGCCGGCGTCAACCTCACCGGTCCCACCGGAGCCGGCTGGTGTATCTTCGTGTACAACCTATCGCCCGAGGCGGACGAAAGTGTCCTGTGGCAGCTCTTTGGGCCGTTCGGCGCAGTCACCAACGTCAAGGTCATCCGTGACTTTACCACCAACAAATGTAAGGGCTTCGGTTTTGTAACCATGACCAACTACGACGAGGCGGCCATGGCGATCGCGAGCCTTAACGGCTACCGCCTGGGCGACCGCGTGCTGCAGGTTTCCTTCAAGACCAGCAAGCAGCACAAGGCTTGA